A single genomic interval of Zobellia nedashkovskayae harbors:
- a CDS encoding AMP-dependent synthetase/ligase, which produces MQNITRLFDFPYYQLEKYNLEKSLISKKGGKWISLSTKEYIDQANTMSRALLRMGVKPNDKIAVISLTNRTEWNVMDIGILQIGAQNVPVYPTISEEDYAYVLNHSEAKYCFVSCGEVFQKVKSIKDQVPSLEHVYSFDEISDCDSWEKVLELGADIANQDEVEKLKDSVKPTDLATLIYTSGTTGRPKGVMLSHDNLVSNAIESSSRFPINDGKAKALSFLPLCHVYERMLIYLYQYRGVSIYYAESLELISENLKEIQPHVMTAVPRLLEKVYDKIIAKGSELTGIKKMLFFWAVKIGLRYEPYGKNGWWYEQQLAIARKLIFSKWKEGLGGNLGIIASGSAALQHRLARIFNAAEFGLMEGYGLSETSPVISVNDIRNGGFRIGTVGKPINRTEVKIAADGEICIKGPQVMLGYYKDPQKTEEVIIDGYFHTGDIGELDSDGFLKITDRKKEMFKTSGGKYVAPQLLENRFKQSRFIEQIMVVGEGEKMPAALIQPDFAFLHEWAKLHNITIPENSDIIKNEQVLARYQQEVDEANEKFAKWEKVKQFRLTPDVWNINDGHLTPTLKLRRKIIKGKYMDLYEDIYGRS; this is translated from the coding sequence ATGCAAAATATTACCCGACTTTTTGACTTCCCCTACTATCAGTTGGAGAAATATAATTTAGAAAAATCACTTATCTCAAAAAAGGGTGGTAAGTGGATTTCTTTGTCCACTAAAGAGTACATAGATCAAGCAAACACAATGAGCCGTGCCTTGCTCCGAATGGGTGTAAAACCCAACGATAAAATTGCGGTGATTTCTTTGACCAACAGAACGGAATGGAACGTTATGGATATTGGTATTCTTCAAATTGGCGCACAGAATGTTCCTGTTTATCCAACTATATCCGAAGAAGATTATGCCTATGTGCTTAATCATTCAGAAGCTAAATACTGTTTTGTCTCTTGTGGAGAAGTATTTCAAAAAGTTAAAAGTATTAAAGACCAAGTCCCAAGTCTGGAACACGTCTATTCTTTTGATGAAATAAGCGATTGTGATAGTTGGGAAAAGGTACTTGAGCTTGGTGCGGATATAGCTAACCAAGACGAAGTAGAAAAATTAAAGGATTCAGTTAAACCAACTGATCTTGCTACTCTTATATATACTTCAGGAACTACAGGAAGACCAAAAGGTGTTATGCTTTCTCATGACAACCTAGTAAGCAACGCTATTGAAAGTTCTAGCCGTTTTCCTATAAATGATGGTAAAGCTAAAGCATTAAGTTTTTTGCCTTTATGCCATGTTTATGAGCGTATGTTAATCTATCTCTACCAGTACAGAGGTGTTTCTATCTATTACGCAGAGTCTCTTGAGCTGATTAGTGAAAATCTTAAAGAAATACAGCCTCATGTAATGACCGCGGTACCTAGGCTTTTAGAAAAAGTGTACGATAAAATAATTGCCAAAGGATCAGAACTTACAGGTATTAAAAAGATGTTGTTCTTCTGGGCCGTTAAAATAGGTCTTAGATATGAACCTTATGGTAAAAATGGTTGGTGGTACGAACAACAACTAGCTATAGCCAGAAAACTCATTTTTAGTAAGTGGAAAGAAGGCCTTGGTGGAAACCTAGGTATTATTGCTTCTGGAAGTGCAGCACTGCAACACCGTTTAGCACGCATTTTTAACGCTGCGGAATTTGGATTAATGGAGGGTTATGGCCTTTCTGAAACATCGCCGGTTATTTCCGTAAATGATATACGTAATGGAGGTTTCCGTATTGGAACCGTTGGTAAACCTATAAACAGAACTGAAGTAAAGATTGCCGCTGATGGTGAGATTTGCATAAAAGGTCCTCAAGTAATGCTAGGCTATTACAAAGATCCACAGAAAACCGAAGAGGTTATCATAGACGGCTATTTCCATACTGGAGATATTGGTGAGTTAGATAGTGACGGATTTTTGAAGATTACAGACCGTAAAAAAGAAATGTTCAAAACCTCCGGCGGCAAGTATGTTGCTCCTCAGTTATTAGAGAATCGTTTTAAACAATCTCGTTTTATAGAACAAATTATGGTTGTGGGTGAAGGCGAAAAAATGCCAGCTGCCCTTATTCAACCAGATTTTGCCTTTTTACATGAATGGGCTAAATTACATAACATTACGATACCTGAGAATTCAGACATCATTAAAAACGAACAAGTTTTAGCTCGTTACCAACAAGAAGTAGACGAAGCCAATGAAAAATTTGCCAAATGGGAGAAAGTGAAACAATTTCGTTTAACACCAGATGTATGGAATATTAACGACGGCCATCTTACTCCTACCCTAAAACTTCGCCGTAAAATTATTAAGGGCAAATACATGGATCTCTATGAAGATATTTATGGGCGTTCTTAA
- a CDS encoding MarR family winged helix-turn-helix transcriptional regulator, with product MKDITIDYALRATWQAVARMYNEEAKKFDSTMAIGFTLLSVDPKTGTPSTALGPKMGMEATSLSRILKRMEEQGLIERKPNPKDGRGVLIYLTEFGLEKRNDSKNVVLRFDESVKNNISEEKINSFFEVMETINELITEKNIYNNDNLMSDQDSLDSKTD from the coding sequence ATGAAAGATATTACAATAGACTACGCATTGCGTGCCACATGGCAGGCAGTAGCGCGTATGTACAACGAAGAGGCTAAAAAATTTGATTCAACCATGGCTATAGGTTTTACACTGTTGAGTGTAGACCCTAAAACCGGCACACCTTCTACAGCTCTAGGGCCTAAGATGGGTATGGAAGCTACAAGCTTATCGCGTATTCTTAAAAGGATGGAAGAGCAAGGCCTTATTGAACGTAAACCAAATCCTAAAGATGGGCGTGGCGTTCTAATCTATTTGACGGAATTTGGATTAGAGAAAAGAAACGATTCAAAAAATGTGGTCCTACGGTTTGATGAATCGGTGAAAAATAATATTTCCGAGGAAAAAATCAACAGCTTTTTTGAGGTTATGGAAACCATAAACGAGCTTATTACAGAAAAGAATATTTATAATAATGACAATCTAATGAGCGATCAAGATAGCCTTGATTCTAAAACAGATTAA
- the purL gene encoding phosphoribosylformylglycinamidine synthase, whose product MIHFFGDVAKKVFAVQTVEELSQENNNKLIWLFGNLPKINTASIDAFFVGPRAAMITPWSTNATEITQNMGIEGIIRIEEFTASSEKYTDFDPMLSEKFNGLTQSIFQIDVAPEAVLEIENIGDYNKQEGLALNDEEVTYLENLAKKLDRKLTDSEVFGFSQVNSEHCRHKIFNGTFIIDGIEKPSSLFKLIKKTSQEFPNDIVSAYKDNVAFVKGPKVIQFAPKTADKPDFYQESEYNSVISIKAETHNFPTTVEPFNGAATGSGGEIRDRLAGGKGSLPLAGTAVYMTAYSRLEEDREWEKAFPEREWLYQTPMDILIKASNGASDFGNKFGQPLITGSVLTFEHDESKDSNEKNTRKLGFDKVIMQAGGIGYGKAEQALKDTPRTGDKIVILGGDNYRIGMGGAAVSSADTGAFSSAIELNAIQRSNPEMQKRASNAIRGMVENDVNPIVSIHDHGAGGHLNCLSELVEDTGGKIDLDQLPVGDPTLSAKEIIGNESQERMGLVIGKEDIDLLHRIADRERSPMYEVGDVTGDHKFTFESATTGEKPMDLNLEDMFGSSPKTIMTDTTVKRKYTDPEYSLEFFHDYLEQLLQLEAVACKDWLTNKVDRCVGGRVAKQQCAGPLQLPLNNCGVMALDFKGKEGIATSIGHSPISGLIDPAAGSLNSIAESLTNIIWAPLKENLKSISLSANWMWPCKNEGEDARLYEAVEAVSDFSIALGINVPTGKDSLSMKQKYKDGDVIAPGTVVISAAGNCDDITKVVEPVLKKNSGAIYYINLSKDSYKLGGSSFAQVRNTIGTEAPTIKDVAYFKTVFNAIQNLIKEDEIAAGHDVASGGLITTLLELCFANINLSAELDLSSLGEEDTIKLLFSENSGIVFQAKNESVEQKLADLNIDFKKIGNVVSGTVLKIRNGGMEMGLNIDSLRDTWFKTSYLLDNKQTAKNLAKDRFDNYKNQPLQYKFPKNINLSTVPASTGKRPKAAILREKGSNSEREMANAMYLSGFDVKDVHMTDLISGRETLEDIQFIGAVGGFSNSDVLGSAKGWAGAFKYNEKANTALKNFFARPDTLSIGICNGCQLFMELDLINPEHETHGRLTYNDSHKHESNFTSVKIQENNSVMLSSLAGTSLGVWISHGEGKFSLPHNEDQYGVVAKYGYEGYPANPNGSDFNTAMLCDTTGRHLVTMPHIERSIFPWNWAYYPEGANDVVSPWLEAFVNAKKWILETK is encoded by the coding sequence ATGATTCACTTCTTCGGGGATGTAGCCAAAAAAGTCTTTGCCGTTCAAACGGTTGAAGAACTTTCGCAAGAAAACAATAACAAACTTATATGGTTGTTCGGCAACCTACCAAAAATAAATACGGCGTCTATAGACGCCTTTTTTGTTGGCCCAAGGGCAGCAATGATAACGCCCTGGAGCACGAATGCTACGGAAATTACCCAGAACATGGGTATAGAGGGTATCATTAGAATTGAAGAATTTACAGCGTCAAGCGAAAAATATACCGATTTTGACCCGATGCTTTCTGAAAAATTCAACGGACTCACTCAGTCTATTTTCCAGATTGATGTTGCTCCTGAAGCAGTTCTAGAAATAGAAAATATAGGTGATTATAATAAGCAAGAAGGTTTAGCCTTAAACGATGAAGAGGTTACTTATTTAGAGAATCTTGCTAAGAAATTAGACAGAAAACTAACCGATTCTGAAGTTTTTGGTTTTAGCCAAGTAAACTCGGAACATTGTCGTCATAAAATATTCAACGGTACTTTTATTATTGATGGCATAGAAAAACCATCTTCACTTTTTAAGCTTATCAAGAAAACATCGCAAGAGTTTCCTAACGATATTGTTTCAGCCTACAAAGATAACGTGGCTTTCGTAAAAGGGCCTAAAGTAATCCAATTTGCACCAAAAACTGCCGATAAACCCGATTTTTACCAAGAATCGGAGTATAATTCGGTTATTTCTATAAAAGCAGAAACACACAATTTCCCTACTACCGTAGAGCCTTTTAATGGTGCTGCTACAGGTTCTGGTGGAGAAATTCGTGACCGTTTGGCAGGTGGAAAAGGTTCATTACCATTGGCAGGAACTGCTGTTTACATGACTGCCTATTCTCGTCTAGAAGAAGATAGAGAATGGGAAAAAGCATTCCCAGAAAGGGAATGGTTGTACCAAACTCCAATGGACATTCTTATAAAAGCGTCAAACGGTGCTTCAGATTTTGGAAATAAGTTTGGGCAGCCTTTAATTACTGGTTCTGTATTGACTTTTGAACATGACGAATCTAAAGACAGCAACGAAAAGAATACAAGAAAACTAGGTTTCGATAAAGTCATCATGCAAGCCGGTGGTATTGGCTACGGGAAAGCAGAACAGGCTTTAAAAGATACACCTAGAACGGGTGATAAAATTGTAATCTTAGGAGGTGACAACTACCGTATTGGTATGGGTGGTGCAGCCGTTTCAAGTGCTGATACCGGTGCATTTAGTTCTGCCATTGAGTTAAATGCTATACAGCGTTCCAACCCAGAAATGCAGAAAAGAGCATCAAACGCTATCAGAGGTATGGTAGAAAATGATGTAAACCCAATCGTCTCCATTCACGATCATGGTGCTGGCGGACATTTGAACTGTCTTTCAGAATTAGTTGAAGATACGGGCGGAAAAATAGATTTAGACCAACTTCCGGTAGGTGACCCTACGCTATCGGCTAAGGAAATAATCGGTAACGAGTCCCAAGAACGTATGGGCTTGGTTATTGGTAAAGAAGATATTGATTTACTACATCGTATTGCGGACCGTGAGCGTTCTCCAATGTACGAAGTAGGAGATGTAACTGGCGACCATAAGTTTACTTTTGAATCAGCTACCACGGGTGAAAAACCAATGGATTTGAATTTGGAAGATATGTTCGGAAGTTCTCCAAAAACCATAATGACGGATACAACCGTTAAAAGAAAATATACCGATCCAGAGTACTCGTTAGAGTTTTTTCACGATTATTTAGAACAATTGCTACAGCTTGAAGCTGTTGCCTGTAAGGATTGGCTAACGAACAAGGTTGACCGTTGTGTTGGCGGACGTGTTGCCAAACAACAATGTGCCGGACCATTACAACTTCCGTTGAACAATTGTGGTGTTATGGCCTTAGATTTTAAAGGAAAGGAAGGTATTGCCACCAGTATTGGCCACTCTCCTATTTCCGGATTAATCGACCCAGCTGCAGGAAGTTTAAATAGTATTGCGGAGTCTTTGACTAATATTATTTGGGCTCCACTAAAAGAGAATTTAAAATCCATTTCGCTTTCTGCCAACTGGATGTGGCCTTGTAAAAATGAAGGTGAAGATGCCCGTTTGTACGAAGCTGTTGAAGCGGTATCCGACTTTTCCATTGCTTTAGGTATTAATGTGCCAACTGGAAAGGATTCGCTTTCAATGAAACAAAAATATAAGGATGGTGACGTTATCGCACCAGGTACGGTGGTTATTTCTGCTGCTGGAAATTGTGATGACATTACCAAGGTAGTAGAGCCTGTTTTAAAGAAAAATAGTGGTGCTATCTACTACATCAACCTATCTAAAGACTCTTATAAATTGGGAGGTTCTTCTTTTGCCCAGGTTCGTAATACCATAGGTACTGAAGCACCGACCATTAAAGATGTAGCCTATTTTAAAACGGTTTTCAACGCCATTCAAAACTTGATAAAAGAAGATGAAATCGCTGCTGGACATGATGTTGCTTCTGGTGGTTTAATTACTACTTTATTGGAATTATGTTTTGCCAATATCAATTTATCAGCAGAATTAGACTTATCTAGTTTAGGTGAAGAAGACACTATAAAATTACTTTTCTCAGAAAACTCGGGAATTGTTTTTCAAGCGAAAAATGAATCTGTAGAGCAAAAATTAGCTGACCTCAACATAGATTTCAAGAAAATAGGAAACGTAGTTTCCGGTACCGTTCTGAAAATCAGAAATGGAGGAATGGAAATGGGCTTGAACATTGACTCTTTAAGAGATACATGGTTCAAAACTTCCTATTTACTAGACAACAAACAAACAGCTAAAAATTTAGCTAAAGACCGCTTTGATAATTATAAAAATCAGCCACTTCAGTACAAATTTCCTAAAAACATAAATTTATCTACTGTCCCTGCTAGTACTGGTAAAAGACCAAAAGCGGCTATCCTTCGTGAAAAAGGAAGTAATTCTGAACGCGAAATGGCAAATGCCATGTACTTGTCCGGTTTTGATGTAAAAGACGTTCACATGACCGATTTAATTTCTGGTCGTGAAACCCTTGAAGACATTCAGTTTATTGGTGCCGTTGGCGGATTTTCCAACTCAGATGTTCTAGGAAGTGCCAAAGGATGGGCAGGAGCTTTTAAATACAATGAAAAAGCAAATACCGCTCTTAAAAACTTCTTTGCAAGACCAGATACCTTATCTATTGGTATTTGTAACGGTTGCCAGTTGTTTATGGAGTTAGACCTCATCAACCCTGAGCATGAAACCCATGGTAGATTAACGTATAACGACTCTCATAAGCACGAGAGTAATTTTACATCGGTTAAGATTCAAGAAAACAACTCGGTTATGCTTTCAAGTTTAGCAGGAACCTCTTTAGGTGTTTGGATTTCTCATGGCGAAGGAAAATTTAGTCTTCCACATAACGAAGACCAATACGGCGTTGTTGCTAAATACGGTTATGAAGGCTACCCAGCCAATCCTAACGGAAGTGACTTTAACACAGCTATGCTTTGTGATACCACAGGTCGCCATTTGGTAACCATGCCGCATATTGAACGTTCTATTTTCCCTTGGAACTGGGCATATTACCCAGAAGGTGCTAATGATGTAGTATCTCCATGGTTAGAGGCTTTTGTAAATGCTAAAAAATGGATTTTGGAGACTAAATAG
- a CDS encoding GNAT family N-acetyltransferase — protein MKIRKAKESDVSAIVALLANDKLGKLREDYEEPLPQKYYDAFEAINGDQNQELIVFENETEQVIGTIQLSFIPYLTYQGGIRAQIEAVRVHEDYRSKGIGQQLFEWAIQRAKQKGAHVVQLTTDKRRPDALKFYEKLGFTASHEGMKLHL, from the coding sequence ATGAAAATCCGAAAAGCAAAGGAAAGTGATGTTTCCGCAATTGTAGCGCTATTAGCCAATGATAAATTGGGCAAACTGCGGGAAGATTATGAAGAACCTTTACCACAAAAATATTACGATGCTTTTGAAGCTATAAACGGAGATCAAAACCAAGAACTAATAGTTTTTGAGAATGAGACTGAACAGGTAATTGGCACTATACAACTATCATTCATTCCTTACCTAACTTACCAAGGAGGAATTCGCGCTCAAATAGAAGCCGTGCGTGTACATGAAGACTACCGAAGTAAAGGAATAGGGCAACAATTATTTGAATGGGCTATACAACGTGCGAAGCAAAAGGGAGCACACGTTGTACAACTCACTACGGACAAAAGGCGGCCCGATGCACTAAAATTTTATGAAAAGTTGGGTTTTACAGCTAGTCACGAGGGAATGAAATTGCATCTTTAA
- a CDS encoding T9SS type A sorting domain-containing protein, producing the protein MKFFLQKMTYLILLSGIMGQSQSTPFACDFNAYLFQYNDIYALDLASGSSYLVSENITPGNVNAVAYNTTDGYIWGYLSTPSQSIVRIGKDFTVEQHTIPELPTGNKYVGDISTDGIYYFKAGGASYYKIDLNPESETYLEYLGEFSLSQSLSIADWAFNAKDNKLYTVERGTNVLYRISDETGAVESLGEVPILEGLNYTFGAVYFDVDGNFYISANQTGAVYKIDSVQDISFGVMNSNIFAFGPAASSNDGARCPTAPVPQEDCINGVDDDGDGLVDCDDPSCSGVASCPTINLTSGANDGGLESNDRLSSLIGERNYNRAKTNYKFDKLTAKKVMKGATYAKTGKFSPDAIPLNELVPLDVVGESSTIESSPADLLDLTNASDIYSVDYLRKDDNIGALMVIKTDNKVYEHSKFICDRFLGAQLLSVSNIQLREKDFIKSIIKQPDGSTEFALTFSVRLDANDQFVVESHWNIDAYAENSAYYNFQIWSNTVDDLLLLADEILNLLEVHSPISEFKGSTPPPVFVKSAKYAKGEVILNLVNNNKTEKIQLEGGLKKTETSETESMTLAAPIDGYLDSVALSTGNIFDFGFRVSIANGTPDDLFVADAPWGLDGSSDGTTVDNYEVMPVQTPYMEDGYPVERNVELSGKTSSYIGVYRALSPRFTPVNLSDYGKLTFEASGTGVLEVKLLKGDGESYTAKVNLTSETNTFNLLDSDFKSSTNATTDFDSLKVINFNLLAEGGSVEEKQMSLSNVSFNNNEENKIFISENTSESVVYPNPMQSESSLYFYEESAGTYTFELFNMAGKKISSHDMNGDTKEGQNMIIVRRKNLNSGLYFYKITSSNDKVWSSKLMVK; encoded by the coding sequence ATGAAATTCTTTTTACAAAAAATGACCTATCTGATATTATTATCGGGTATAATGGGTCAATCTCAATCAACTCCGTTCGCTTGTGATTTTAATGCGTATTTATTTCAATATAATGATATCTATGCACTAGACCTAGCTTCGGGAAGTTCATATTTGGTGTCAGAAAATATAACTCCTGGTAATGTAAATGCCGTAGCTTATAATACAACTGACGGTTATATTTGGGGATATTTATCAACTCCGTCTCAATCTATTGTTCGCATAGGAAAGGATTTTACAGTAGAACAACATACTATTCCAGAATTGCCCACTGGTAACAAATACGTTGGGGATATTTCAACAGACGGTATCTACTACTTTAAAGCCGGTGGTGCATCTTATTATAAAATTGATTTAAATCCTGAATCTGAAACCTACCTTGAATATTTGGGAGAATTTTCTTTGAGCCAGAGCCTTTCCATAGCGGACTGGGCCTTTAATGCTAAGGACAATAAACTGTATACTGTAGAGCGGGGAACCAATGTGCTTTACAGAATTTCTGATGAAACAGGAGCGGTAGAATCGTTGGGTGAAGTGCCTATTTTGGAAGGGTTGAACTATACCTTTGGCGCTGTTTATTTTGATGTAGATGGCAATTTTTATATTTCGGCAAATCAAACAGGTGCGGTCTATAAAATAGATAGCGTTCAAGATATAAGCTTTGGTGTAATGAATTCCAATATTTTTGCTTTTGGTCCTGCTGCATCAAGTAATGATGGAGCAAGGTGCCCTACTGCGCCTGTGCCTCAGGAAGATTGTATTAATGGGGTAGATGACGATGGAGATGGGCTTGTAGATTGTGATGACCCTTCATGTTCCGGTGTGGCTTCTTGTCCAACAATCAACCTTACCTCAGGGGCTAATGATGGTGGTCTAGAAAGTAATGACAGGTTATCTTCATTGATAGGAGAGCGGAATTACAACCGGGCTAAAACCAATTATAAGTTTGATAAGCTAACGGCCAAAAAGGTTATGAAAGGCGCTACTTATGCCAAGACGGGAAAATTTTCTCCAGATGCTATTCCATTAAACGAATTGGTTCCTTTAGATGTTGTTGGTGAAAGTAGTACTATAGAGTCTTCTCCGGCCGATCTTTTAGACCTTACCAATGCTTCTGACATATATTCGGTAGATTATTTAAGAAAGGATGACAATATAGGCGCGCTAATGGTCATTAAGACCGATAATAAAGTTTATGAGCATAGTAAGTTTATATGTGATAGATTTCTTGGTGCTCAGTTATTATCTGTATCTAATATACAGTTGCGAGAGAAAGATTTTATTAAATCGATTATTAAACAACCAGACGGAAGCACAGAATTCGCATTAACCTTTTCAGTGCGACTGGATGCTAACGACCAATTTGTTGTAGAATCGCATTGGAATATTGATGCTTACGCAGAGAACTCGGCCTATTACAACTTTCAGATATGGTCCAATACGGTAGATGATTTGCTATTGCTTGCAGATGAGATTTTGAATCTCTTAGAAGTGCATAGTCCTATTTCAGAATTTAAAGGTTCTACACCGCCACCGGTTTTTGTGAAATCGGCAAAATATGCCAAAGGAGAGGTTATTCTTAATTTGGTGAATAATAATAAAACAGAAAAAATACAGCTTGAAGGCGGTCTTAAAAAGACAGAGACCAGCGAAACAGAAAGCATGACTTTAGCAGCGCCTATTGATGGGTATTTAGATTCCGTTGCTTTAAGTACAGGAAATATTTTCGATTTTGGTTTTAGAGTGAGTATTGCCAATGGTACTCCAGATGACCTTTTTGTAGCTGATGCCCCTTGGGGATTAGATGGCTCATCAGATGGTACTACGGTAGATAATTATGAAGTGATGCCCGTTCAAACGCCCTATATGGAAGATGGCTACCCTGTTGAACGAAATGTTGAGTTGAGCGGAAAAACATCAAGCTATATTGGAGTGTATCGCGCACTGAGTCCACGATTTACACCAGTAAATTTATCGGATTATGGAAAACTGACTTTTGAAGCTAGTGGAACTGGAGTATTGGAAGTAAAATTATTAAAGGGCGATGGTGAATCATACACAGCAAAAGTGAATTTAACTTCTGAGACAAATACCTTTAATTTATTAGACTCAGATTTTAAAAGCTCGACGAATGCAACAACTGATTTTGACAGCTTAAAAGTCATCAATTTTAATTTATTGGCGGAAGGTGGAAGTGTAGAGGAAAAGCAAATGAGCTTATCCAATGTTTCTTTCAATAATAATGAGGAAAACAAGATTTTTATTTCCGAAAATACTTCAGAATCAGTGGTATACCCTAATCCAATGCAATCTGAATCTAGTCTATATTTTTACGAAGAAAGCGCTGGCACGTATACTTTTGAACTGTTTAATATGGCTGGTAAAAAAATCTCATCTCATGATATGAATGGCGATACAAAAGAAGGTCAGAATATGATCATAGTACGGCGGAAAAATTTGAATTCAGGACTATATTTCTATAAAATTACGAGTAGTAATGATAAAGTATGGAGTAGTAAGTTAATGGTGAAATAA